Part of the Fundulus heteroclitus isolate FHET01 chromosome 20, MU-UCD_Fhet_4.1, whole genome shotgun sequence genome, gtggactttgactaggccaatctaACACATGAGTATGCTTTGAACTAGACCATACTACAGtacctctggctgtatgttgtCTTCCTCTGCCCCAGGGTTACCTAGTATTTACCTCCATCCCCCCCCCCGCTGGATTAAAGCATCCACaaggcatgatgctgccaccaccatgtctcacaGCTGACGTGGTGTCTTCAGGGTAACATgtagttttccaccacataaagcattttaaatttcAGGCTACAAGGTATTATTTTAGTATAATCTGATCAAAAGATGTGATCACTTCCTTCtgaatgtttgctgtgtcccttcAACAATTGTGACCATCTGCAAACTGGTCTTTAAACGTCTTTCTCTTCTTGCCTCTCTTTGTAAAGTGCATAACTTATAGCTGTCTTGTCAAAAGATTCTCACGCCTGAGCAGTGAcgtctttgcagctcctccaaagtgaCGACGGACCGATTGGCCgattctctgattaatgttcaGGTCTGCAGCACTAGAGCCACAAAGCACAATTTCCTTTGTTCAGTCCTTATATAAGATTAGGTGGAAAATGGTTTTATTGATCTACATggtataccttttttttttaaatttattattaatatgcaaAAGGTGCatttttctgtcacataaaatcccagtaaagcACATAAAGGTTTGCGGCTGCAATGTTAAAAGTGTTCATAGTCACATATATTTCTCTAAATGTATAGAAATACGCATGAATCTAAAACACATCACCGGATAAAACCCTTTCTGTAGTACCTCAGAAACCGCTGTTACGACGGCGCTGACAACCAGCGCCACCAGCAGGAGCGGGGAAGGCAAAAGGCCCCGCAGAGGTTTCCACTGACTGCACTGGAAGTAGCGGCGGATGTAGAGCAGGCTGTGAGCAATACGCAGGGCCATGTTCAGGCAGTTGGCCAGGATGAAGCCGACGCCACCGGCCCACCATGTCAGCACGTAGGAAAGGACGAGGAAGGACACGGACAAAGCCAGCATGACCAGGTTGTACCTGGGGACAAAACCCAGGCGGGGTTAGATTAGGAGACTTCAGGTTGTGTGGGAACTACGAGCGTCGGTTTTTGCGTCTGTTCTTACTTGTCGACTTCCCGTTGGCTCATGGCAGCAAATACAAAGCACTCCGTTACGCCGTTCACAGCCAGGAGGAGAACATAGCAGCTGTAGCTGCGCAGCAATCCAGGCCCTTTAAGTAAATTGACATACATCTAAGAATGAAGACCATCGTATTTTCTTCTGGTTTCGGCGGCGAGTGTGAGACACACATACCTGATCCGCTGCTTAACAGCGCGCCGCCGTACAGATCCAGAGCCAAGTGAGAGTATGCATACCCAAACACCGTGATAATCAGGCCGATCACCAGCACCAGTTTCAGCAGGCACTCCAGGACCTCTGCGGCGATCGCCACGTCTTCCTGCGTATGAAGCCACAACATTAAGTGGGAGAAGTGAGGATTACCCCCCACACTGCGTTTGTGCCCGCTCGCTCCGTCCAAGACCTTTTTCTGGCTCTCCGGGTCGCGTCCTCTCTCCAACACTTTGGCAAAGAAGATGTAGAAGCTCTCCTCGATGGGCAGGAAGATGAAGCGCGCCACCATGGAGCCCAGGTTGTTGACAATGTCGTAGATGCCCTGGTCCCCGAAGCTGAGGACGTTCAGGAAGGTCATGACGTAGCGCTCCCCCTCCGTCAAGATCTGCTTCAGGAAGGACTGCTTGAAGAAGCTCCACGTCAGCCGGGCCATGGTCCAATCTACCAGTGGCTGCAGATACAGCAAACGGCCAGGATGTCAGGATGCACAGGGGGGCGGTTTTCTCTGAACGGCTGACAATCTGCGATGCTTGAAGTAGCTCCGGGTCACCAACCTCTCCATCAGCTTTACGAGGCAGAAGATCTCGAATATGCCGCAGAGGGAAGGTCTTCTTCGCCGCTTCTTGGGAGCCCAGGAAGCGAATGAAGTAAGCGACGTAGCACACCACCAGAAATCCTGTGTACACCAGCTAAAAGAACAGCAcggaccacaaacttcaatgcgtTTACGTGAGATTTGATGCTAGAGAGAAACACTAAGTCACACATAGTTGTAAAGTGAACGGGGGACACGTGGTTTTTTCgattttctttgcaaataaaataacCCTGAAAAGCGTAGGCGCTTGTATGTGTGGGAGCACCTCAGCTGCTGTCTTACATGGGCGGCGGAGAAGATGTAAAGACCCCAGTCGGGGGCAAACGCCACCAACACCACAGTGACGCTGCACTTGGCCATCATGGCCAGGCTCTCGGCGATCACTTTCAGCCGGACGAACATGTGCGCTTGAGCCAAGACCCAGAGGGGCTCGGCCAGCAGCTCCTGCACTCCCGACAGGGCAAACAGCAGCACGGCGGGACCGTAGTGAGGGACGGTCCGGGCATCTGGGACCTCCAGGAGCCACAGCCACACACAGCCGAGAAGAATGGCCCACAGCACTCCAAGAGGCACTCTGAAGAATGAGACACAGAAATCTGCCTGtgaacgatggatggatggatggatggatggatggatggatggatggatggatggatggatgcatggatggatggatggattggagTGGATGCTATTTCGGATCCTGTCTGTATCCTCCCATTCATAAGTGTAGACAGTAACATGGTCACAGCACAACACggcagtaataa contains:
- the rft1 gene encoding protein RFT1 homolog, with protein sequence MCTEVPALHRSVSLSCAKQRLCDVFPPLTSLQSRVGRRSKMSTQDILENASTLASYNVLLQVMFRVLTFLLNAFTLRFVSKELIGVVNVRLTLLYSTLVFLSREAFRRACLSGESGTNRSWRQIINLLWLTVPLGVLWAILLGCVWLWLLEVPDARTVPHYGPAVLLFALSGVQELLAEPLWVLAQAHMFVRLKVIAESLAMMAKCSVTVVLVAFAPDWGLYIFSAAHLVYTGFLVVCYVAYFIRFLGSQEAAKKTFPLRHIRDLLPRKADGEPLVDWTMARLTWSFFKQSFLKQILTEGERYVMTFLNVLSFGDQGIYDIVNNLGSMVARFIFLPIEESFYIFFAKVLERGRDPESQKKEDVAIAAEVLECLLKLVLVIGLIITVFGYAYSHLALDLYGGALLSSGSGPGLLRSYSCYVLLLAVNGVTECFVFAAMSQREVDKYNLVMLALSVSFLVLSYVLTWWAGGVGFILANCLNMALRIAHSLLYIRRYFQCSQWKPLRGLLPSPLLLVALVVSAVVTAVSEATFCCDGGWLLRMVHVGVGGVCLLSVLAAVLLTETQLIAFVRTQLFPRYRKKHT